One Rossellomorea aquimaris DNA window includes the following coding sequences:
- the fabF gene encoding beta-ketoacyl-ACP synthase II — protein sequence MNKKRVVVTGLGSVNPLGNDVESTWANILAGKTGVGPLTRLNADDYPAKVAAELKDFNIEDFGVERKEARKMDRFTHYAIAASLMAVKDSKLDITDENAHRVGVWIGSGIGGMETFEQQYETFQKRGYRRVSPFFVPMIIPDMAAGQVSIMLGAKGFNSCTVTACATGTNSIGDAFKVIQRGDADVMVSGGAEAPITKMSVAGFCANTALSTNTDPEKASRPFDANRDGFVMGEGAGVVVLEELEHALKRGAPIYAEIVGYGCTGDAYHITAPAPAGEGGARAMKMALEDGGVLPEQMDYINAHGTSTPYNDKYETMAVKEVFGEHAYKLAMSSTKSMTGHLLGAAGGVEAIFTVLAMKDSVLPPTINIETPDPDCDLDYVANEARKQEVNVAMSNSLGFGGHNATIVFKKYSN from the coding sequence ATGAACAAGAAACGTGTAGTTGTAACAGGATTGGGAAGTGTCAACCCGTTAGGAAATGATGTTGAATCAACGTGGGCAAATATTTTAGCAGGGAAAACGGGTGTAGGTCCGTTAACGCGCTTAAATGCAGACGATTATCCTGCCAAAGTGGCAGCAGAATTGAAAGATTTCAATATCGAGGATTTCGGTGTGGAGAGAAAAGAAGCGAGAAAAATGGATCGCTTCACTCATTATGCGATTGCAGCATCGTTAATGGCTGTCAAAGATTCCAAGCTAGACATTACAGACGAAAACGCTCACCGCGTCGGCGTGTGGATTGGTTCGGGTATCGGCGGAATGGAAACGTTTGAACAGCAATATGAAACCTTCCAAAAGCGTGGATATCGAAGAGTAAGTCCATTCTTCGTCCCAATGATCATTCCTGATATGGCTGCTGGACAAGTTTCCATCATGCTGGGAGCGAAGGGCTTTAATTCTTGTACAGTCACTGCATGTGCGACAGGAACAAACTCGATTGGAGATGCATTTAAAGTCATCCAGCGGGGAGACGCGGATGTCATGGTTTCAGGTGGGGCAGAAGCACCGATTACCAAGATGTCAGTAGCGGGCTTCTGTGCAAATACAGCTCTATCAACGAATACAGATCCTGAAAAAGCTTCAAGACCATTCGATGCAAACCGTGACGGATTTGTCATGGGAGAAGGAGCCGGAGTCGTTGTTCTGGAAGAACTTGAGCATGCACTGAAACGCGGAGCACCGATCTATGCTGAAATCGTAGGCTATGGTTGTACGGGAGATGCGTATCATATCACGGCACCTGCACCGGCTGGAGAAGGTGGAGCGAGAGCAATGAAAATGGCCTTGGAAGACGGTGGAGTCCTTCCTGAGCAAATGGATTACATCAATGCCCATGGAACAAGCACCCCTTACAATGACAAATACGAAACGATGGCAGTAAAAGAAGTATTTGGGGAGCATGCCTATAAATTAGCCATGAGCTCAACAAAATCCATGACGGGTCATCTTCTGGGAGCAGCAGGAGGAGTTGAAGCGATTTTCACAGTACTCGCGATGAAAGACAGTGTGTTGCCTCCAACAATCAATATAGAAACACCGGATCCGGATTGTGATCTTGATTATGTAGCGAACGAAGCTAGAAAACAGGAAGTGAATGTGGCGATGAGTAACTCATTAGGTTTTGGTGGCCATAATGCTACGATCGTCTTTAAAAAATATAGCAACTAA
- the opp3C gene encoding oligopeptide ABC transporter permease translates to MEANKKKLDQLSPELFQPQKARGDESEKISRPSLNFWQDSWIRLRKNKGAIAGIIITAIIIFFALFGPMMNEYKFSDQNIRHAKLPPKIEALSGISWLPFDGKDADGFDVYESRQIKENYWFGTDDLGRDLWTRTWNGTRVSLYIGILAAIIDFIIGISYGGISAYYGGKVDDIMQRIIEILVGIPNLIVVILFILIFEPGIFSITMAMVITGWTGMARIVRGQVLQLKNQEFVLASRTLGATSNRLIFKHLLPNVMGPVIITTMFTVPAAIYTEAFLSFIGLGIAPPRASLGSLVNEGYRSIQSFPHMMLVPSAVISLVILSFNLMADGLRDALDPKMRK, encoded by the coding sequence ATGGAAGCAAACAAAAAGAAACTAGATCAACTTAGTCCAGAACTCTTCCAACCTCAAAAGGCTAGGGGAGATGAGTCAGAGAAAATTTCGCGTCCAAGCTTGAATTTCTGGCAGGACTCATGGATTCGTTTACGTAAGAATAAAGGCGCGATTGCCGGGATTATTATCACTGCAATCATTATCTTCTTTGCTCTTTTTGGGCCGATGATGAACGAATATAAGTTTAGCGATCAAAATATCCGTCATGCAAAGCTGCCACCAAAAATTGAAGCGCTTTCAGGGATAAGTTGGTTGCCATTTGACGGAAAAGATGCAGACGGCTTTGATGTATATGAATCAAGACAAATTAAAGAAAACTATTGGTTTGGTACTGATGACTTAGGACGTGACCTTTGGACCCGTACTTGGAATGGTACTCGTGTATCTCTTTACATTGGTATATTAGCAGCCATTATCGATTTCATAATCGGTATCTCTTATGGTGGGATTTCTGCTTATTACGGTGGGAAAGTCGACGATATCATGCAACGTATCATTGAAATTCTTGTCGGGATTCCAAACTTAATTGTGGTAATTCTCTTTATCCTGATATTCGAGCCGGGTATATTCTCCATAACCATGGCCATGGTCATAACCGGTTGGACCGGCATGGCCCGTATTGTCCGTGGACAGGTACTTCAATTAAAGAACCAGGAATTTGTACTTGCTTCCCGCACTTTAGGAGCAACCAGCAACCGTTTAATCTTTAAACATTTGCTTCCGAACGTAATGGGACCTGTCATTATCACTACAATGTTTACAGTTCCTGCTGCGATTTACACAGAAGCATTCTTAAGCTTTATCGGATTGGGGATTGCTCCACCAAGAGCATCTCTGGGATCATTGGTTAATGAAGGATACAGATCAATCCAATCATTTCCTCATATGATGCTAGTACCTTCCGCTGTTATTTCATTAGTCATTTTAAGCTTTAACTTAATGGCCGATGGTCTGCGTGATGCACTAGATCCGAAAATGCGTAAGTAA
- a CDS encoding peptide ABC transporter substrate-binding protein → MKKKFSFLLVLLLALSTFLAACGGDKKTEGNEGASGEGGESAEKKEQVLNLLESSEIPSMDSTLATDAVSFKVMNNVFEGLYRLGENDEAVLGMAAEEPEISEDGKTYTFKLRDAKWSNGDAVTANDFVYAWQKALNPDTGAEYAYIMYDIKNAAKVNAGEVPVEELGVKAVDEKTLEVQLETAVPYFKALLSFATFYPQNQKFVEEKGDKFGLEADTAVYNGPFTLSEWKHEQSFKLTKNDSYWDAETVKLKEVNFNIVKDTATGVNLYETEKADIAGLSAEFVDKYKSDENFKTKADTAVFFLRLNQKNEVMANVNARKAFDAAYDKQGMVDVLLNNGSIPAYFLVPKDFVSGPDGAEYREAVGDFGGFDPEKAAEHWAKAKEELGKDSIELELLNYDSDSSKKIGEFLKEQLEQNLEGLTVSIKAQPFKQKLELESKGDYDVSFAGWGPDYPDPMTFVDMFVTDGAHNQMAYSNPEYDKLIEQAKGELLDDQEARWQAMVDAEKILFEDQAISPMYQRGTAFLERPYVKGLLRHSFGADASYKWAYIE, encoded by the coding sequence ATGAAGAAAAAGTTTTCATTCTTGCTAGTTCTTCTTCTGGCTCTAAGTACTTTCTTGGCTGCATGTGGCGGCGACAAGAAAACTGAGGGCAATGAAGGAGCATCTGGCGAAGGCGGCGAGTCTGCTGAAAAGAAAGAACAGGTACTTAACTTACTTGAGAGTTCTGAGATCCCATCAATGGACTCTACTCTAGCAACTGACGCTGTATCATTCAAAGTAATGAACAACGTATTTGAAGGTCTTTACCGTTTAGGTGAAAATGATGAAGCTGTACTTGGTATGGCTGCAGAAGAACCAGAAATCAGTGAAGATGGTAAAACATACACGTTCAAACTTCGTGATGCTAAATGGTCAAACGGTGATGCAGTTACTGCTAACGACTTCGTTTATGCATGGCAAAAAGCTTTAAACCCTGACACTGGTGCAGAGTATGCGTACATCATGTACGATATCAAAAACGCTGCAAAAGTAAATGCTGGTGAAGTTCCAGTTGAAGAATTAGGTGTTAAAGCGGTTGATGAAAAAACATTAGAAGTTCAGCTTGAAACAGCTGTTCCTTACTTCAAAGCTTTACTTTCTTTCGCAACTTTCTATCCTCAAAACCAAAAGTTTGTTGAAGAAAAAGGCGATAAATTCGGTCTTGAAGCTGACACTGCAGTTTACAATGGTCCATTCACACTTTCTGAGTGGAAGCATGAGCAAAGCTTCAAACTAACTAAGAACGACAGTTACTGGGATGCAGAAACTGTTAAGTTAAAAGAAGTAAACTTTAACATCGTTAAAGATACTGCTACTGGAGTTAACTTATACGAAACAGAAAAAGCGGATATCGCTGGTCTTTCTGCTGAATTTGTTGACAAATACAAATCAGATGAAAACTTCAAAACAAAGGCTGATACTGCGGTATTCTTCCTTCGTTTAAACCAAAAGAATGAAGTTATGGCTAATGTAAATGCTCGTAAAGCATTTGATGCAGCTTATGACAAGCAAGGTATGGTTGACGTTCTTCTTAACAATGGTTCTATTCCTGCGTACTTCTTAGTACCAAAAGATTTCGTTTCTGGTCCTGACGGTGCTGAGTATCGTGAAGCTGTAGGTGATTTCGGTGGTTTCGATCCTGAAAAAGCTGCAGAACATTGGGCTAAAGCGAAAGAAGAGTTAGGTAAAGATTCTATTGAATTAGAACTACTAAACTATGACTCTGACAGCTCTAAGAAAATCGGTGAATTCTTAAAAGAACAATTAGAGCAAAACCTAGAAGGTTTAACTGTTTCAATCAAAGCACAACCATTCAAGCAAAAGCTTGAGTTAGAATCTAAAGGTGATTATGATGTTTCATTCGCCGGATGGGGTCCTGACTATCCAGATCCGATGACATTTGTTGATATGTTCGTTACTGATGGTGCACATAACCAAATGGCTTACTCTAACCCAGAGTATGACAAGTTAATCGAACAAGCTAAAGGTGAACTTCTTGATGATCAGGAAGCACGCTGGCAAGCAATGGTTGACGCAGAAAAGATCCTTTTCGAAGATCAAGCGATCAGCCCGATGTACCAACGTGGAACTGCTTTCCTAGAGCGTCCATATGTTAAAGGTCTGTTACGTCACTCATTTGGTGCAGATGCATCATACAAATGGGCTTACATTGAGTAA
- a CDS encoding YjbA family protein, with amino-acid sequence MLYLHDVWVNWFEGEENGYNVCHFHEWRKEDVIELLDQVPLIKVDTVLFHYIENDLSELPQQLLNNVYQKAYLRKNHERIQLDYCFIVTDGTGILAVDTIGYTVPIRKSRLIPRQEQLVYEMVESHETMQYAIQPDAKREDSHHILSPSPYMMSGLTRKERQLKQLLFMALDQLHSSNNTAEIRYWYTEWAPQRYRTIQELDFEEIWQMLYEETQFGWSDKHLTLCENLIKGQPFFEKLWEVENRPKVN; translated from the coding sequence ATGTTATATCTTCATGATGTATGGGTAAATTGGTTCGAAGGCGAAGAAAATGGCTACAATGTCTGTCATTTTCACGAATGGAGAAAAGAGGACGTTATTGAGTTATTGGATCAAGTTCCTCTCATTAAAGTGGACACTGTTCTATTTCATTACATCGAGAATGATTTATCAGAGTTACCTCAACAACTGCTTAATAATGTCTATCAAAAAGCTTACTTACGAAAAAACCATGAACGAATTCAACTGGATTATTGCTTCATTGTCACAGATGGTACAGGAATACTCGCAGTGGATACGATTGGGTATACCGTTCCAATCAGAAAAAGCAGGCTGATTCCAAGACAGGAACAGCTCGTCTATGAAATGGTAGAAAGTCATGAAACGATGCAATATGCCATTCAGCCTGATGCTAAGAGAGAGGATTCCCATCACATTCTCTCACCAAGTCCTTATATGATGAGTGGTCTGACAAGAAAAGAAAGACAGTTGAAACAATTATTATTTATGGCCCTGGATCAGCTTCACAGCTCGAACAATACGGCCGAAATTCGCTACTGGTACACCGAGTGGGCTCCACAGCGATACCGTACCATCCAGGAATTGGACTTTGAAGAAATTTGGCAAATGTTATACGAAGAAACGCAGTTTGGCTGGTCGGATAAGCACTTGACCCTCTGCGAGAACTTAATTAAAGGACAACCCTTCTTTGAAAAATTATGGGAAGTGGAAAATCGTCCTAAGGTAAATTGA
- the trpS gene encoding tryptophan--tRNA ligase has product MQTIFSGIQPSGTITLGNYIGAMKQFTELQEEYNCYFCVVDQHAITVAQDKMALRKNIRSLAALYIACGIDPEKSTLFIQSEVPAHAQAGWILQCVTYIGELERMTQFKDKSHGKEAVSAGLLTYPPLMAADILLYGTDLVPVGEDQKQHLELTRNLAERFNNKYNNIFKVPEVRIPKVGARVMSLQDPLKKMSKSDLNQKSFITLLDDPKQIEKKIKSAVTDSEGVVKYDKENKPGVSNLLSIYSILEGSSIEELEQKYEGKGYGDFKGDLAQVVVNAIKPVQDRYYELIDSEELDDILDRGAEKANFAANKMLKKMEKAMGLGRKERKRK; this is encoded by the coding sequence ATGCAAACAATCTTTAGCGGCATTCAACCGAGCGGTACGATTACGCTTGGGAATTACATTGGGGCCATGAAGCAGTTCACTGAGCTGCAGGAAGAATACAATTGTTATTTCTGTGTGGTTGATCAACATGCAATAACGGTAGCGCAGGATAAAATGGCGCTTCGTAAAAACATTCGCAGTCTTGCTGCACTCTATATTGCATGTGGTATTGACCCTGAGAAATCAACATTATTCATTCAATCGGAAGTTCCGGCTCATGCGCAGGCAGGATGGATTCTGCAATGTGTGACGTATATTGGTGAACTTGAAAGAATGACACAATTCAAAGATAAATCACATGGGAAAGAAGCCGTTTCTGCAGGTTTGTTAACTTATCCACCATTAATGGCAGCCGATATTCTTCTGTATGGAACAGATTTAGTACCGGTGGGAGAAGATCAGAAACAGCATCTGGAGTTAACGAGAAATCTTGCAGAGCGCTTTAATAATAAATACAACAACATCTTTAAGGTACCGGAAGTCCGGATTCCTAAAGTGGGCGCCCGTGTCATGTCCCTCCAGGATCCTTTGAAGAAAATGAGTAAGTCCGATCTTAACCAGAAATCATTTATTACACTCCTCGATGACCCGAAACAGATTGAAAAGAAAATCAAAAGTGCTGTGACGGATTCAGAAGGGGTCGTTAAATACGATAAAGAAAACAAACCAGGAGTATCAAATCTTCTTTCCATCTATTCGATTCTTGAAGGCAGTTCAATAGAAGAACTTGAACAAAAATATGAAGGTAAAGGCTATGGAGACTTTAAAGGTGACTTAGCTCAAGTGGTCGTAAATGCCATTAAGCCAGTGCAGGACCGCTACTATGAATTGATTGATTCTGAAGAGCTGGATGATATCTTAGATCGCGGGGCAGAAAAAGCTAATTTTGCAGCAAACAAAATGCTGAAGAAGATGGAAAAGGCCATGGGACTCGGGCGTAAAGAGAGAAAGAGAAAATAG
- a CDS encoding ABC transporter ATP-binding protein yields the protein MAEKLLEIKNLKQYFNPGKPNMVKAVDDISFDIYKGETLGLVGESGCGKSTTGRTIIRLYDATDGQVLFNGEDVHGKKSRSQLKKFNRKMQMIFQDPYASLNPRMKVADIIAEGIDIHGLASSKEERLKRVHDLLETVGLNKEHAGRYPHEFSGGQRQRIGIARALAVDPDFIIADEPISALDVSIQAQVVNLMQELQKEKGLTYLFIAHDLSMVKYISDRIGVMYFGKLVELAPSDALYKNPLHPYTQSLLSAIPLPDPEYERTRRRKEYNPSVHNYTEDDNLEMREVAPGHFVFCSEKEFAQYKAQYKS from the coding sequence ATGGCTGAGAAATTATTAGAAATTAAGAATTTAAAACAGTACTTTAACCCGGGAAAACCGAATATGGTAAAAGCTGTCGATGATATCAGCTTTGATATTTATAAAGGGGAAACACTCGGTCTGGTTGGTGAATCAGGCTGTGGTAAATCAACGACTGGTCGTACGATTATTCGTTTGTATGATGCTACAGACGGTCAGGTTCTCTTTAATGGTGAGGACGTTCATGGAAAAAAATCACGTTCACAATTAAAGAAATTCAACCGTAAGATGCAAATGATCTTCCAGGATCCATACGCAAGTCTGAATCCCCGTATGAAGGTTGCGGATATCATTGCTGAAGGAATCGACATTCACGGACTGGCTTCTTCCAAAGAAGAACGCTTAAAGAGAGTTCATGACCTTCTTGAAACAGTGGGCTTGAATAAAGAGCATGCGGGTCGTTATCCACATGAATTCTCCGGTGGTCAGCGTCAGCGTATCGGGATCGCCCGTGCCCTTGCCGTAGATCCGGACTTCATTATTGCCGATGAGCCAATTTCCGCACTTGACGTTTCGATTCAGGCCCAGGTAGTTAATCTTATGCAAGAGCTTCAGAAAGAGAAGGGGTTAACGTACTTATTTATCGCCCATGATCTTTCCATGGTTAAATATATCAGTGATCGCATCGGGGTTATGTATTTTGGAAAGTTAGTCGAGTTGGCACCAAGTGATGCCCTTTACAAGAACCCATTACATCCTTACACGCAATCTCTATTATCAGCGATTCCGTTACCGGATCCAGAGTATGAGCGCACACGCAGAAGAAAAGAATATAATCCTTCTGTTCACAACTATACAGAGGATGATAATCTTGAAATGCGTGAAGTGGCACCTGGCCATTTCGTGTTTTGCTCAGAGAAAGAGTTTGCACAGTATAAAGCTCAGTACAAAAGCTGA
- the opp3b gene encoding oligopeptide ABC transporter permease — protein sequence MVRYTIQRIVYMIITLLIIATATFFLMKLLPGSPLQNTERLTPEQQQIILDKYGLNDPLPEQYVNYMVGLAKGDLGLSFQYDNRPVTQILGDRIGPSALLGFQAMVLGTFLGLLIGIIAAIKHNTWLDYGSTFLAVLGISIPSFVFAGLLQYYVGVKLELLPVALWGEYKHTILPTLALTVFVVATIARFMRTEMLEILNSDYILLAKAKGISQTSTVVKHAVRNALIPIVTILGPMTVGVMTGSLVVERIFAVPGLGEQFVLSINTNDYTVIMGITLFFSALFIGVIFLVDILYGIIDPRIRLAGGKK from the coding sequence ATGGTCAGATATACAATTCAACGTATCGTCTATATGATCATCACTTTGCTTATCATTGCAACCGCCACTTTCTTTCTGATGAAGCTCCTGCCTGGATCTCCACTACAAAACACAGAAAGGCTGACTCCGGAACAACAACAAATCATCCTGGATAAATATGGTCTGAATGACCCGCTGCCAGAACAATATGTGAATTATATGGTTGGGTTGGCAAAAGGTGATTTAGGGTTGTCCTTCCAATATGACAATCGTCCAGTAACACAAATTCTTGGAGATCGTATTGGTCCTTCCGCACTTCTTGGATTCCAAGCTATGGTATTAGGTACATTCTTAGGGCTACTTATTGGAATTATTGCAGCAATCAAACATAATACATGGTTAGATTATGGATCAACATTTCTTGCTGTACTGGGGATTTCGATTCCTTCCTTCGTATTCGCAGGACTCCTCCAGTATTATGTTGGGGTTAAACTTGAATTGCTGCCGGTAGCATTATGGGGAGAATACAAACATACTATTCTTCCAACTTTAGCACTGACAGTATTCGTAGTAGCAACCATTGCTCGTTTCATGCGTACTGAAATGCTGGAAATATTAAACTCCGATTATATTTTACTTGCAAAGGCAAAGGGGATTTCCCAAACATCTACAGTTGTAAAGCATGCTGTTAGAAATGCTTTAATTCCGATTGTAACGATTCTTGGACCAATGACTGTTGGTGTAATGACAGGATCTCTTGTAGTTGAACGAATATTCGCAGTCCCTGGTTTAGGGGAACAATTCGTTTTATCTATTAACACAAATGATTACACGGTTATTATGGGGATTACCCTCTTCTTTAGTGCTTTATTCATTGGTGTAATCTTCTTGGTAGATATTCTTTATGGAATTATTGATCCGCGTATTCGTTTAGCTGGAGGGAAGAAATAA
- a CDS encoding ABC transporter ATP-binding protein has protein sequence MMNMSKILEVKDLHVSFNTHGGEVQAVRGVDFHLDKGETLAIVGESGSGKSVTTKAIMRLIPNPPGFIKGGEMLFEGKDLAKLPEKDMQKIRGKDISMIFQDPMTSLNPTMTIGKQIMEPLVKHQNMSKNDARKRAIELLKLVGLPSPETRFKQYPHQFSGGQRQRVVIAIALACNPKILIADEPTTALDVTIQAQILELMKDLQTKIETSIIFITHDLGVVANVADRVAVMYGGQIVETGTVDEIFYDPRHPYTWGLIGSMPTTETEGEQELVAIPGTPPDLLNPPKGDAFALRSEYALKVDFEQEPPYYQVSDTHYVKSWLLHPSAPKVEPPEIVKLRHRQMPSNYKEPVLVEGVRS, from the coding sequence ATTATGAATATGTCAAAAATTTTAGAAGTGAAAGATCTACACGTCTCCTTCAATACGCATGGAGGAGAAGTTCAGGCTGTCCGAGGTGTAGATTTCCATTTAGATAAAGGTGAAACACTAGCGATCGTTGGTGAATCCGGTTCAGGTAAATCGGTTACTACAAAAGCGATCATGAGATTGATCCCAAACCCGCCAGGTTTCATCAAGGGTGGAGAAATGTTATTTGAAGGTAAAGACTTAGCGAAGTTGCCGGAAAAGGATATGCAGAAAATCCGTGGGAAAGATATCTCTATGATTTTCCAAGATCCGATGACATCCCTGAACCCTACAATGACTATTGGTAAACAGATCATGGAACCACTGGTGAAGCACCAGAATATGAGTAAAAATGATGCGAGAAAACGTGCCATTGAGTTACTTAAACTTGTTGGTCTGCCTAGCCCTGAAACACGCTTTAAACAATATCCTCACCAATTCTCAGGTGGTCAGCGTCAGCGTGTCGTAATCGCAATCGCCCTTGCTTGTAACCCGAAAATTCTGATTGCCGATGAGCCGACGACAGCATTGGATGTTACCATCCAGGCTCAGATCCTTGAATTGATGAAAGATTTACAAACAAAGATAGAAACTTCCATCATTTTCATCACTCACGATCTAGGTGTTGTTGCGAACGTAGCTGATCGTGTAGCCGTTATGTATGGAGGACAAATTGTTGAAACAGGAACAGTGGATGAAATTTTCTACGATCCACGCCATCCATATACGTGGGGATTGATCGGCTCCATGCCGACAACAGAAACAGAAGGTGAGCAGGAGCTGGTTGCGATTCCAGGGACTCCACCGGATTTATTAAATCCACCTAAAGGGGATGCATTCGCTCTTCGCAGTGAGTATGCATTGAAAGTGGATTTTGAGCAAGAGCCGCCATATTATCAGGTTTCAGATACTCATTATGTGAAGTCCTGGTTATTGCACCCGAGTGCTCCAAAAGTAGAGCCGCCTGAAATCGTGAAATTAAGACATAGACAAATGCCCTCTAATTATAAAGAGCCGGTACTTGTTGAGGGGGTTCGTTCATAA
- a CDS encoding DUF3899 domain-containing protein has translation MKRINFFYLLTLLFFIIANVTAIFQGKSLLLSIIDSLFIIGITYVAAGSLLYIFQKGFFNGIVYALKRFRNSTKQGKFISQFDDLDDTKEAHEEYGVKRSFSITRSVLIVGSITLLLSIALSYLLYT, from the coding sequence ATGAAACGAATAAATTTTTTCTACTTACTTACACTGCTATTTTTCATCATCGCCAACGTCACTGCCATTTTCCAGGGGAAAAGCTTGCTTCTCTCTATTATAGATAGTTTGTTTATTATTGGAATTACGTATGTTGCCGCAGGTTCCCTCCTATATATATTTCAAAAAGGGTTTTTCAATGGCATCGTGTATGCCCTTAAGAGATTCCGGAACAGTACGAAACAAGGGAAGTTCATTTCGCAGTTTGACGACCTGGACGATACTAAGGAAGCCCATGAGGAATACGGAGTCAAGCGATCGTTTTCCATAACCAGATCCGTTCTGATTGTCGGCTCCATCACTCTGCTGCTTTCTATTGCTTTGTCCTATCTGTTGTACACTTGA
- a CDS encoding DUF2268 domain-containing putative Zn-dependent protease (predicted Zn-dependent protease with a strongly conserved HExxH motif), which yields MKVTVAPTDVWLEDSIHKPLELLKNTINGKDDQKSFYQYLMRHGMYKSSHHAEDIFEKMKEHNIWEQFSLFEKKYKRKWNGPNVPIYLFPVQEKRGMFQSSMKKSGVCFKNEIFFFITDQEDTKEYEALFVHEYHHCVRMKLLNKKDTQYTLLDSIIFEGLAEHAVKEYCGEKYSASWTKAYEEKDMSRYYEKWIQPNLDITRSSPLHDHLLLGKKSYPNMLGYAAGYYLVENYLKKKHATTIPLIGKASSTFLP from the coding sequence ATGAAGGTGACCGTTGCTCCTACTGATGTATGGCTTGAAGACTCCATTCATAAGCCTTTAGAGCTTTTAAAGAATACAATAAACGGAAAAGACGATCAAAAATCGTTTTATCAATACCTGATGAGGCATGGAATGTACAAATCATCACATCATGCCGAAGATATTTTCGAAAAGATGAAAGAACATAACATATGGGAACAGTTTTCCCTTTTTGAAAAAAAGTATAAACGAAAATGGAATGGCCCCAATGTTCCGATTTACTTATTTCCCGTGCAGGAAAAGAGAGGTATGTTCCAATCGTCAATGAAAAAGTCAGGTGTATGCTTTAAAAACGAGATTTTCTTTTTTATAACAGATCAGGAAGATACGAAAGAGTACGAAGCTCTCTTCGTTCATGAATACCATCACTGTGTCAGAATGAAATTACTAAACAAAAAAGACACACAATATACCTTATTGGATTCAATCATTTTTGAAGGACTGGCAGAACATGCCGTTAAAGAGTACTGTGGAGAAAAATACTCAGCTTCCTGGACAAAGGCATATGAAGAGAAAGATATGTCACGTTATTACGAGAAATGGATTCAGCCGAATTTGGATATAACAAGAAGCAGTCCCCTTCACGATCACTTACTTCTTGGTAAGAAATCGTATCCTAACATGCTGGGTTATGCTGCTGGTTATTACCTGGTTGAAAATTATTTGAAGAAGAAGCATGCAACTACCATACCCCTGATAGGGAAAGCATCATCAACTTTTTTACCATAG